One window of Campylobacter sp. RM12651 genomic DNA carries:
- a CDS encoding asparaginase, whose amino-acid sequence MLSLISLGGTISMRNLGEGAIPSLNADDLTSSFKDINAITFSNISSPNITFSMLIEVLNLAKEEIKKGSRAVIITQGTDTLEESSFFCNLFWDLDEPLIFTGAMKNPSELGSDYLANISNAITLANSELARGLGVLCVLNDSVHSAQFIHKSNSFSLETFTSFNRGLVGEIKEGRFYLFNNNYKRPKLKPLKEITKKVALLKMCLDFDNDMLEYALNNYDGLVISGYGAGHVMARAMPIIQKANIPIIMTSRCESGKAGLRTYAYAGAEVDLIKNGVIMSEYLSDVKARALLISALSLGITNIKGMIEELI is encoded by the coding sequence ATGCTTAGTTTAATATCTCTTGGCGGGACAATTTCTATGCGTAATTTAGGCGAAGGAGCAATTCCTAGCCTAAATGCTGATGATTTAACAAGTTCATTTAAAGACATTAATGCAATAACTTTTAGCAATATCTCAAGTCCAAATATAACTTTTTCAATGTTAATTGAAGTTTTAAATCTTGCAAAAGAAGAGATTAAAAAAGGCTCTCGTGCTGTAATTATTACTCAAGGAACTGATACTTTAGAAGAAAGTTCATTTTTTTGTAATTTATTTTGGGATTTAGATGAGCCACTAATTTTTACAGGTGCTATGAAAAATCCTAGCGAGTTAGGAAGTGATTATCTAGCTAATATTAGCAATGCAATTACTCTAGCAAATAGTGAGTTAGCAAGGGGTTTAGGTGTGCTTTGTGTATTAAATGATAGCGTTCATTCAGCACAATTTATCCATAAAAGCAATTCATTTAGTCTTGAAACTTTTACAAGTTTTAATCGTGGCTTGGTTGGAGAGATTAAAGAAGGTAGGTTTTATTTATTTAATAATAATTATAAAAGGCCAAAACTAAAGCCTTTAAAAGAAATTACTAAAAAAGTAGCCTTGTTAAAAATGTGCCTTGATTTTGACAATGATATGCTTGAATATGCTTTAAATAATTATGATGGTTTGGTAATTAGTGGCTATGGAGCAGGGCATGTAATGGCTAGAGCTATGCCAATTATTCAAAAAGCAAATATTCCAATAATTATGACAAGTAGATGTGAAAGTGGTAAAGCAGGTCTTAGAACCTATGCTTATGCTGGAGCTGAAGTTGATTTGATTAAAAATGGTGTAATTATGAGTGAATATTTAAGTGATGTTAAGGCTAGAGCTTTATTAATTAGTGCTTTATCTTTAGGAATTACAAATATAAAAGGTATGATTGAAGAATTGATTTAA
- a CDS encoding transketolase, protein MLEKMSNNLRFLSVDMINRANSGHPGVAMGLSDILAVLSTKINLNTKNHINRDRLVFSGGHASSLIYSFLHLSGFNLSLDELKNFRQLGSLAAGHPEIKTHGVEIDTGPLGQGIANAVGFAMAAKFASSKLNNSLNHKIYCLCGDGDLQEGISYEACSLANVHNLNNLVLIYDSNEISIEGDVKQAFRDDIKARFNSVGFDVYTIDGHNFDEISKALEMTKNAERPSIIIAKTKIGKGACELEGSEKTHGSPLGAELALKAKKAANWNEEEFYIDSEAKNGFEKMCKRSDEYFASWDKANKFNDEQLEFIAYLEGKKDLNVDFSKLDLSKNYATRDSNHACLNEIAKQIPTFLGGSADLAPSNKTYLKDYADIRNGGKNIAFGIREHAMGAIINAMARYGLHPFCATFLVFSDYLKPSIRLAALMNLKAFFVFSHDSIGVGEDGPTHQPIEQISTLRNIPNLYTFRPADMAENIACWQVALKLNNPSAFTLSRSALPSLNTSIPDISKGAYFIKYSDNAEATIIASGSEVALALEVAKDKNINVLSMPCFELFDKEFDKSLLKGKIIGIEAARSYELYKYCDELFIMDSFGASGKEKDVFKYFGFDAEKIKEKL, encoded by the coding sequence ATGTTAGAAAAAATGTCAAATAATTTAAGATTTTTAAGTGTAGATATGATTAATCGTGCAAATAGTGGTCATCCAGGCGTAGCAATGGGACTTAGTGATATTTTAGCAGTGCTTAGCACAAAAATTAATCTAAATACAAAAAATCATATAAATCGTGATAGATTAGTATTTTCAGGCGGACACGCAAGTTCTTTAATATATTCGTTTTTACATTTAAGTGGATTTAATTTAAGTCTTGATGAGCTTAAAAATTTTCGCCAATTAGGCTCACTTGCAGCAGGGCATCCTGAGATTAAAACTCACGGAGTAGAAATAGATACAGGCCCACTTGGTCAAGGTATTGCAAATGCTGTTGGTTTCGCAATGGCAGCAAAATTTGCTAGTAGCAAACTAAATAATTCGTTAAATCATAAAATATACTGCCTTTGTGGAGATGGGGATTTGCAAGAAGGAATTAGCTATGAGGCTTGTTCTTTAGCAAATGTTCATAATTTAAATAACTTAGTATTAATTTATGATAGTAACGAAATTAGTATTGAAGGCGATGTAAAACAAGCATTTCGTGATGATATAAAGGCTAGATTTAATAGCGTTGGCTTTGATGTTTATACTATTGATGGGCATAATTTTGATGAAATTAGCAAGGCTTTAGAAATGACTAAAAATGCTGAGCGTCCAAGTATTATCATAGCTAAAACCAAGATTGGAAAAGGTGCTTGTGAATTAGAAGGAAGCGAGAAAACTCACGGCTCACCACTAGGTGCTGAACTAGCTTTAAAAGCTAAAAAAGCAGCTAATTGGAATGAAGAAGAGTTTTATATAGATAGCGAAGCTAAAAATGGCTTTGAGAAAATGTGTAAAAGAAGTGATGAGTATTTTGCAAGTTGGGATAAAGCAAATAAATTTAATGATGAACAATTAGAATTTATAGCTTATTTAGAAGGCAAAAAAGATTTAAATGTGGATTTTTCTAAACTTGATTTAAGTAAAAATTACGCTACAAGAGATAGCAACCACGCTTGTCTAAACGAAATAGCAAAACAAATTCCTACATTTTTAGGTGGTTCAGCAGACTTAGCACCATCAAATAAAACTTATCTAAAAGATTATGCAGATATTAGAAATGGTGGTAAAAATATAGCTTTTGGTATTCGTGAGCATGCAATGGGTGCTATTATAAATGCAATGGCAAGATATGGTTTGCATCCGTTTTGTGCTACATTTTTAGTATTTAGTGATTATTTAAAGCCTTCAATAAGATTAGCGGCTTTAATGAATTTAAAAGCATTTTTTGTATTTTCACACGATAGCATAGGAGTAGGAGAAGATGGTCCAACTCATCAACCAATTGAGCAAATCAGCACTCTTAGAAATATTCCTAATCTATACACTTTCCGTCCTGCTGATATGGCTGAAAATATAGCTTGTTGGCAAGTAGCTTTAAAGCTAAATAATCCAAGTGCATTCACACTTAGTCGCTCAGCACTTCCAAGCTTAAATACAAGCATTCCTGATATTAGCAAGGGGGCTTATTTTATAAAATATAGCGATAATGCAGAAGCTACAATAATTGCAAGTGGTAGTGAGGTTGCACTCGCACTTGAAGTTGCAAAAGATAAAAATATAAATGTATTAAGTATGCCTTGCTTTGAATTATTTGATAAAGAATTTGATAAATCTTTATTAAAAGGCAAGATTATCGGAATAGAAGCTGCAAGGTCTTATGAATTATATAAATACTGCGATGAGCTTTTCATAATGGATAGTTTTGGCGCTAGTGGTAAAGAAAAAGATGTATTTAAATATTTTGGATTTGATGCAGAAAAAATAAAAGAAAAACTATAA
- a CDS encoding PDZ domain-containing protein: MRKLALSLMLVATLFGVERPTFDDYLACYEKNKASMLNYEGLPAFVLDENLLAVVKLPDTKLNSYIKYDPFLNLYLVRTDFSLIKPITDDETTRTRNDWLGIIDAKKEYIGHLKYLAQGLFERDKLDFNTKIGLLNSPCCKVLGISLLNGEFIGNRYLNHFKKYNDVYWGDIGATFTQRGDRYFVSGITFNSNLRLNDEILSIDDKPIESLRALNERILFAENQSTIYLKVLRDNEEINISSVVSPKIYEQPVFTTKKAIVKKQISNSLGITLDNNLNVIGISNKNLGFKLKDKILRVNNVIVNTKADFNKQIQQSGVLNILIQRYIKDENKNGDFQFFITINKGK, from the coding sequence ATGAGAAAACTTGCATTATCTTTAATGTTAGTAGCGACCTTATTTGGCGTAGAGCGACCTACATTTGATGATTATTTAGCATGTTATGAAAAAAATAAAGCAAGTATGTTAAATTACGAAGGCTTACCTGCTTTTGTGTTAGATGAAAATCTTTTAGCTGTAGTAAAATTACCTGATACAAAATTAAATTCATACATTAAATACGACCCATTTTTAAATCTTTATTTAGTAAGGACTGATTTTTCTTTAATAAAGCCAATCACAGATGATGAAACAACAAGAACTAGAAATGATTGGCTAGGAATTATTGATGCTAAAAAAGAATATATAGGACATTTAAAATATCTAGCTCAAGGTTTGTTTGAAAGAGATAAGCTTGATTTTAATACAAAAATTGGTTTATTAAATTCTCCTTGTTGCAAGGTTTTGGGTATTAGTTTATTAAATGGAGAATTCATAGGCAATCGCTATTTAAATCATTTTAAAAAATATAATGATGTTTATTGGGGCGATATTGGTGCTACATTTACTCAAAGAGGGGATAGATATTTTGTAAGTGGTATTACTTTTAATAGCAACTTAAGATTAAATGATGAAATCTTAAGCATAGATGATAAGCCTATAGAATCACTTAGGGCATTAAATGAAAGAATACTTTTTGCAGAAAATCAAAGCACTATTTATTTAAAAGTTTTAAGAGATAATGAAGAAATTAATATAAGCTCTGTTGTAAGTCCTAAAATATATGAACAACCAGTATTTACAACAAAAAAAGCAATTGTTAAAAAACAGATTTCAAATTCTTTAGGAATAACTTTAGATAATAATCTAAATGTAATAGGAATTTCAAATAAAAATTTAGGCTTTAAGCTAAAAGATAAAATCCTAAGAGTAAATAATGTAATAGTAAATACTAAAGCAGATTTTAATAAACAAATTCAACAAAGCGGTGTTTTAAATATATTAATTCAAAGATATATTAAAGACGAGAATAAAAACGGGGATTTTCAATTCTTTATAACAATTAACAAAGGAAAATAA